A stretch of DNA from Rhodothermales bacterium:
AAGGACGGCACGATCCGCCCCCGCGAGGCCACGGCCGTGCTCGACGCGTACCGCCGCGTCCTCGGCACGTATACCTACTACGACACGCAGTTCGAGTAGCGCCGCGCCACCGCCCGAACCATCAGCGCCCGCATAGCCATGCCTGATTCCACGATGAAGCTCGGCCTCGTTCAAATGGCGATGGGCGAGGACCCCGACGCCAACATGGCGAAGGCCGTTGACGGCGTACGTGAAGCCGCTTCCGGCGGGGCCGAGGTGATCTGCCTGCCCGAGCTCTTCCGCTCGCGCTACTTCTGCCAGACCGAAGACGCCGCCCTCTTCGCCCTCGCCGAGCCCATCCCCGGCCCGAGCACGGAGACCTTCGCCGAGCTCTCCGCCGAACTCGACGTGACGATCGTGGCGAGCCTGTTCGAGCGGCGGGCCGCCGGGCTCTACCACAACACCGCGGCCGTGCTCGACGGCTCGCGCGGCTACGTCGGGAAGTACCGCAAGATGCACATCCCCGACGACCCCCGCTTCTACGAGAAGTTCTACTTCACGCCCGGCGACCTCGGCTTCAAGAGCTTCGCGACCGACCACGGCGACCTCGGCGTGCTGATCTGCTGGGACCAGTGGTACCCCGAGGCCGCGCGGCTGACGGCGCTCCAGGGCGCCCAAGTTCTGTTTTATCCCACAGCCATCGGCTGGCAGCGGTACGAGAAAGAGAGCCACGGCGGCCCGCAGCGCGATGCGTGGATCACCTCGCAGCGCGCCCACGCGATCGCGAATGGCTGCTACGTCGTCTCCGTCAACCGCACCGGCTTCGAGCCAGCACCGGATGCCGCCGACGCCGACGATGGCATCGAGTTCTGGGGCAGCAGCTTCGTCGTCGCGCCGAACGGGCAGATCCTCGCGCAGGCGGGGACTGACGAGGAAACCGTGCTGCTCGTCGACGCCGAACTCGGCGAGATCGAGGCGCTCCGCCACGGCTGGCCGTTCTTCCGCGACCGCCGCATCGACGCCTACGCGCCGCTCACCCGCCGCTTCATCGACTCGGACTGACCCGCCGGGCGCTCGCTTCCCGCCGTACAGACGCAGCATGCTGCGTCTCTGCCTCTCGCTTCATGTCCACTGATTCTCCCCTTTTCACTCCCGGCAGTCCTGCCGCCCGCGGCTACCGGATGCCCGCCGAGTGGGAGCCCCACGCCGGCACGTGGATCACCTGGCCCCACTTCGAGGGCACGTGGCCCGGCAAGCTCGACGCCGTCGTCCCCACGTACGTCGAGATCGCGAGGGCACTTTCGGCGGGCGAGACGGTCCACATCAACGTGCTCGACGAGGCGGCCGAAGAGGTCGTCGGCTCACTCCTCCGGCTCGCTGGGATTGGCGGCGACGTCCGCCTCCACCGGATCCCGACGGACAACGAGTGGGTCCGCGACTACGGCGCGATCTTCGTCACGAACGGCGCGGGCGAGCGCCTCGCGACGGATTGGCGGTTCAACAACTGGGGCGAGAAATACCCCGACTTCGCCCTCGACAACCTCGTCCCCGAGCGGATGGCCGAGCTCGTCGGCACGCCGCGCGAGGCGTTCGACTTCATCCTCGAAGGCGGCTCGATCGAAGTCAACGGCGACGGGCTGCTGCTGACGACGGAGGCGTGCCTGCTCAACCCGAATCGCAACCCCGGCACGTCGAAGGAAGAGATCGAGCGGCGGCTTCGCGATGCGTTCGGCGTGCGCGAGATCCTCTGGCTCGGCGACGGCATCGTCGGCGACGACACCGACGGCCACATCGACGACCTCACGCGGTTCTTGAATCCGAACACCGTCGTGACGGTCGTGGAGGACGACCCGAGCGACGTGAACTACGAACCGCTCCGCGAGAATCTGGGCCGACTCCGCGCCCTCAACCGTTTCGAAGTCGTCGAGCTGCCGATGCCCGCGCCGGTGCAGTGGGAGGGCGAGCGGCTGCCCGCGTCGTACGCCAACTTCTACATCGGCAACCGCGCCGTCCTCCTCCCCGCCTTCGATGACCCCGCCGACCGCGTCGCGCAGGAGACCCTGCAACGGTACTTCCCCGACCGCGTCGTCACGCCCATCGACTGCCGCGATCTCGTGTGGGGGCTCGGCGCATTCCACTGCCTCACGCAGCAAATCCCCGCCGGGAACGACGCTACGCTGAGGCAACGGTAGAGTCGCAGCGCGCTGCGACCCTACGGCGACGTGCTCTGCTGCAGGGTCTGGGACTCCTCCGTGGAGACCGGTTCGCGGCGGTGCGCGATGACGGGGACGGAGCGGCCCGGCCGCAGCGTAACGCTCGGCTGGAGTGGGATCGGCTGATCGTCGGCGAGGCGGAGCCGCCACCGCTGGGCCAGCGTTGCGGTGACGAGCACGCCTTCCATCCACGCGAACTGCTCGCCGATGCAGCCGCGCGGGCCGGCGCTGAAGGGGAGGAAGGCGAACTTGTGCCGCTTGATGTCGGCCTCGGGCGCAAAGCGGTCGGGGTCGAAGGTCTCCGGGTTGGCCCAGAGCCGGGCGTCGTGGTGGAGGACGTAGGGGCTGATCGTGAGGATGGACCCCTCGGGGATGCGGTGGCCGCCGAGGACCGTGTCGCGCACGGCGAGGCGGCTGATGGCCCACGCGGGAGGGTAGAGCCGGAGCGCTTCGCTGAACACTTGGCGCGTGAATCCCAGCTCGCGGAGGTCGTCGAACGTCGCGGGGCGGTCGCCGAGCACGGCGTCGACCTCGGCGTGGAGGCGGGCGGCGACGTCGGGATGGCGGGCGAGGAGGACGTGGGTCCACGTGAGCGCGTTCGCCGTCGTCTCGTGGCCGGCGAGGAACAGCGTCATCACCTCGTCGCGGACCTCAGCGTCGGTGAGGTGGGCGCCGGTGTCCTCATCCTGCGCTTCGAGGAGGAGGCCGAGGAGGTCGGGGCGCGGGCGGCGCTCGGCGCGGCGCGCCTCGATGATGCCGTAGACGACGCGGTCGAGGTCGGCGCGGGCGCGGCGGACGCGGCGGCTATCGGGGAGCGGGAGCTTGAGGAGAGCGTCGGCGAACGGGTTCATCATCCGGCGTCGGAAGACACGCATCGCCGTGTCGAGCGCGCGGCTGATCCGCGTCACGGCCCACTCGACGTGGGCGCCGAAGAGGGTCTCGGCGGCGATCTCGAGCGTGAGCCGCATCATCTCGCGGTCGAGCGCGAAGACCTCGCCGTCGTGCCAGCCCGCGGCGGTCCGCTCGGTGAGGCGCGTCATCGTATCGGCGTAGGCGCGGAGCCGGTGATGGTGGAACGCCGGGAGGATGAGCTTGCGGTGCTGCCGGTGCAGCGGGTCCTCGCTCGTCAGCAGGCCCTCGCCGAGCACGACCTTCGTCCGCTGGAGGATGGGGCTTTTGGTGAACGCGTCGGTCGGCGTCGTGAGGAGCTCCTTGACGAGTTCCGGGTCGGCGACGAGGTAGAACGGCCGGAGGCCGGTGTCGGCCTGGACGAGGGCGCCGCCGGTCGCCGCCATCCGTCCGAACGTGCCGAGCGGGTCACGCTGCATCTCCAGGAGCAGCTGGCCGGGGAAGCGCGCGGGGTACGTCGTCTTGGTGAAGAACGGCATGGGAGCAGGGGCTGAGGATGGGGCATTGTACGCACGGGACGGCTCGTTATGTCCGCGCTCGGAGGGCAAAAAACGAGCGCATCGTTCTG
This window harbors:
- a CDS encoding carbon-nitrogen hydrolase, giving the protein MPDSTMKLGLVQMAMGEDPDANMAKAVDGVREAASGGAEVICLPELFRSRYFCQTEDAALFALAEPIPGPSTETFAELSAELDVTIVASLFERRAAGLYHNTAAVLDGSRGYVGKYRKMHIPDDPRFYEKFYFTPGDLGFKSFATDHGDLGVLICWDQWYPEAARLTALQGAQVLFYPTAIGWQRYEKESHGGPQRDAWITSQRAHAIANGCYVVSVNRTGFEPAPDAADADDGIEFWGSSFVVAPNGQILAQAGTDEETVLLVDAELGEIEALRHGWPFFRDRRIDAYAPLTRRFIDSD
- a CDS encoding agmatine deiminase family protein, whose amino-acid sequence is MSTDSPLFTPGSPAARGYRMPAEWEPHAGTWITWPHFEGTWPGKLDAVVPTYVEIARALSAGETVHINVLDEAAEEVVGSLLRLAGIGGDVRLHRIPTDNEWVRDYGAIFVTNGAGERLATDWRFNNWGEKYPDFALDNLVPERMAELVGTPREAFDFILEGGSIEVNGDGLLLTTEACLLNPNRNPGTSKEEIERRLRDAFGVREILWLGDGIVGDDTDGHIDDLTRFLNPNTVVTVVEDDPSDVNYEPLRENLGRLRALNRFEVVELPMPAPVQWEGERLPASYANFYIGNRAVLLPAFDDPADRVAQETLQRYFPDRVVTPIDCRDLVWGLGAFHCLTQQIPAGNDATLRQR
- a CDS encoding cytochrome P450, whose product is MPFFTKTTYPARFPGQLLLEMQRDPLGTFGRMAATGGALVQADTGLRPFYLVADPELVKELLTTPTDAFTKSPILQRTKVVLGEGLLTSEDPLHRQHRKLILPAFHHHRLRAYADTMTRLTERTAAGWHDGEVFALDREMMRLTLEIAAETLFGAHVEWAVTRISRALDTAMRVFRRRMMNPFADALLKLPLPDSRRVRRARADLDRVVYGIIEARRAERRPRPDLLGLLLEAQDEDTGAHLTDAEVRDEVMTLFLAGHETTANALTWTHVLLARHPDVAARLHAEVDAVLGDRPATFDDLRELGFTRQVFSEALRLYPPAWAISRLAVRDTVLGGHRIPEGSILTISPYVLHHDARLWANPETFDPDRFAPEADIKRHKFAFLPFSAGPRGCIGEQFAWMEGVLVTATLAQRWRLRLADDQPIPLQPSVTLRPGRSVPVIAHRREPVSTEESQTLQQSTSP